From the Choloepus didactylus isolate mChoDid1 chromosome 20, mChoDid1.pri, whole genome shotgun sequence genome, one window contains:
- the FAM228A gene encoding protein FAM228A yields MNASHYEAHFLPKRLRAWPEPEAVSSVEALAREDIDEAVHAILFRENYVVKVTVPPLCDPLFRRQQEVDEENRAILQCETGRRYTIKEFKEIEKAKLHAKSPRSTFTLRCVSPKKWLKASVRSMRSKIHSTCRPEKLICAEKKHLSDKERKTTDPSQAAFERKFHSSKLSQENQREERKGLVSRGWDGQQEASPTSTIWAKTLRASGSKQPRPRSWAAGEGQRRGRGAQPVERRVMTAEVLAQHLASLQVGAGLGSRGLYHL; encoded by the exons ATGAACGCTTCGCACTACGAAGCGCATTTCCTGCCGAAACGACTAAGAGCGTGGCCAGAGCCCGAGGCAGTGTCCTCCGTGGAG GCATTAGCTAGAGAAGACATTGATGAAGCTGTACATGCAATATTATTTAGAGAAAATTACGTTGTGAAG GTTACAGTCCCACCGCTTTGTGATCCTCTGTTTCGAAGACAGCAAGAGGTTGATGAGGAGAACAGAGCTATTCTGCAGTGCGAGACAG GAAGACGATATACcataaaagaatttaaagaaatagaaaaggccAAGCTGCATGCTAAATCGCCCCGGTCCACTTTCACTCTACGCTGCGTGAGTCCAAAAAAGTGGCTCAAGGCTTCTGTGAGATCCATGAGAAGTAAAATTCATAGTACATGCAG ACCTGAAAAACTCATCTGTGCAGAAAAGAAACATCTGTCTGataaagagagaaagaccacTGACCCAAGCCAGGCTGCTTTTGAAAGGAAGTTTCATTCCTCAAAGCTCAGCCAGGAGAAccagagggaggagaggaagggtcTGGTGAGCAGAGGCTGGGATGGCCAGCAGGAAGCAAGCCCTACTTCCACCATCTGGGCCAAGACACTGAGG GCTTCAGGCAGCAAGCAGCCCAGACCCCGCTCCTGGGCAGCCGGGGAGGGCCAGCGGCGTGGACGGGGCGCTCAGCCTGTGGAAAGGAGGGTGATGACGGCCGAGGTCCTGGCGCAGCACCTGGCCTCACTGCaggtgggggctgggctgggcagccGGGGGCTGTACCACCTGTGA